The following nucleotide sequence is from Staphylococcus chromogenes.
CGTAAACGATTTGGTCCGCGCAAAACGTTGTGGGTCTGGACAGGATTTTTGTTTGAATATTTGGCGCGTGATACAGGTCTCCGCTATCAATTGTTATCTCTGATTGATGTACTGGTAGATGGTCCTTTTATTCAGCCTTTGTATCAACCGAATTTAGCCTACAAAGGTTCTTTGAATCAACGGGTCATTGATGTGCGCCAATCATTGGAAAGTGGTTTGCCGTTGAGTTACATTGAATAAAGTTCACAAGAAAATAAGTGCACCACCGATATGCTAAAGACCACCCGCTGTCACTCGGTGGAAAACCCGGAGGACAGTGGGTGTTTTTTATGGAATTCAGTTGTTTGACAAGCGGAATTGATTCCGAATAAAATAAAAGAGAGTTGATTCCGTTTATAGAAAAGAGGTTATTCAAAGTGGATTCAGGTATACAACAGACAGTGATGGATAAAAAGGGCAGTCAACGTGTCGTTGCCGTCATGATGATTGGCGCATTTATTGGGGTGCTCAATCAAACGTTGCTTGCGACCATTTTGCCTGAAATAATGCACGATTTTCAAATTTCAAGTAATACCGTCCAATGGCTTACGACTATTTTTATGTTAGTGAATGGGATTATGATTCCTGTCACGGCCTTTTTAATAGAACGTTTTACGTTACGACAATTATTTTTTACAGCAACCGGGTTTGTAGTAGTCGGTTCTTTTTTATGTTTTATTGGACCAAACTTTTCAATATTATTAGTCGGTAGAGCGGTTCAAGCGTTAGGCGCAGGCATGTTGATGCCACTCACACAAACGCTTCTTTTCATTATTTTCCCCCCAGAAAAACGTGGGTTAGCGATGGGCATGTTTGGGTTGGTCATTGGTTTTGCCCCAGCGATAGGGCCGACAGCGTCAGGGTGGTTTGTTAACTTTTTCGACTGGCGTTACTTATTCTTAATTGTGTTACTTATCGCAGTCGCTGATTTTATTTTCGGCTATGTCACACTTCAAAATATGACACAACTAACGCATCCGAACTTCGATGTCCTCTCGGTGATCGAAACGACGCTTGGATTTGGGGGATTGTTATATGGATTTAGTGTGGCAGGTCAACTTGGATGGACACACCCCGTCGTCTATGTGACGCTCATCCTTTCTATCGTGATTTTAATATTATTTGTGCTACGACAACTGCGTCTTGAAACACCTTTATTAGAATTTAGAGTGTTCAAATATCGTAATTTCACCATTTCTATGATGTTGATTATTTTAATGTTTATGTTATTTATCGGCAGTATGACGATTTTACCGATATTTATGCAAAATACGCTTCACTGGTCGCCATTATTATCAGGTTTAATTCTTTTACCAGGGGGACTTGTCATGGGCTTGCTTTCTCCTGTAATGGGAAAAGTTTTTGATAAAATGGGCGGTCGCAGTTTGAGTATTTTAGGGATGAGTATTATTTTGATTGGCGCTTTATTGTTGGCTCAAATTCATGTGTCAACGCCGATACTCTACATCATCTTTAGTTTTTCTGTCATGATGCTAGGAAACGCCATGATTATGACACCGATGACTACGGCAGCTCTCAATGCGTTACCGATGAAATATATTGCACATGGTACAGCGATGAATAATACGATGCGCCAAATTTCTGCGGCCATAGGTACAGGATTGCTTGTGACAGCGATGACCAGCCTCGCGCAAGGAACGTCTCGAAGCGGAACAGCAAGTGTGGTGTTTGGATTGAATATGACCTATTACATCGTGGCGCTCGTGGCGCTCATCGGTGTTGGACTTGCCTTTTTTGTAAAAAACGAGGTTCCAACAACGAAATAACTGTGAAACAACGTTTGAAAATAACGACGAGTGATACTACTAATATATGAGATGTAATAAATAGTGGGAGGTTGTTGCAATGAGTGATGTTAAAGCGATTGATACACATGCGCACTTATGGAGTGAAGCTTATTTAGAAAAGCTAGGAGCGTTAGGAAGTCAAGGGACAGAGGTGGCCAAAGGGATTCATCAATCTGAAAGTGACGATGACTTAAACAAACGATTCAAAATGATGGATGATGCCGGGGTCGATTTACAAATTCTTTCAGCAACCCCGCAATCGCCACAATGGGGCACAAAAGAAGAAGCGCATCAAAGCGCCAATGAGATTAATACATTATACGAAGCATTAGTGGAAAAACATCCTGACCGTTTTTTAGCCTACGGGGCAGTCTCACTTCCTTACGTGGATCAAGCGATTGAAGAAGCAAAAGCCTTATTGAAAAAAGACGCTTTTGTAGGGATTGCGATTCCAACGCTTGTGAAAGATAAAGTGTCCATTGCTGACCATCAATTTGAAGACTTTTTCAAAGCCATGAATGCGCTACACGCAACATTGTACATTCATCCGACCGGTTGTGGTGCGCAAAGTCCATTAATCAATGACTACGGTCTAGAGTGGGTCATTGGTGCACCGTTAGAATCCACATTTATCACATTACATTTAATAAAAAATGAAATTCCTCAAAAATATCCAAACATTCAATTTCACATTTCTCATCTAGGAGGCGCACTCCCATTTTTCATGACCCGTATTAAAGACAATTATGAAGATTGGCATGCGTTTAATGCCGATCCATATGAACTTTTAAATCGTCAATTTTGGTTCGATACCGCGAACTTCCAAGGATCTTCGTTAGTGAATGCGATTGAAACGTTCGGAGAAGACAAATTTATGATGGGCTCTGACTTCCCATATTTCCAAGATGAAAAATATACACGTGGGGTACAGTACATTAAAGAGAGCGGATTAGATATGGAAGCGGTTGAAGGTGTACTGAGAGGTAACGCTATTCAATTTTATAACTTTAACCATTAAATATAGACAGCGGAGGGTTATTTCAGAAGGGAGAAACTGAAATAACCCTCGCGCTGTTTTTTATTTATAAATAAAGGAGTGTAGTGAAATACATTTTTTCATTGGTCCATCATTCTGCCATCTGTTGTTGCCTTTAGTGACCTTTGTAAATATTGTGCGCTAGTTCTTTTTTATCATAAGCATTGAAATATGTGAGGACATTGCCCAGCTTGTCATAGCCTCTGATTTCATCGCCTACTAGCTGATAATAAGCGGGTGTCACTTCAAGTAACTCATCGAACACTCTCTCTTTCTTTTGTTCTTCAGACTCAGCGACTTGAACTTCTTTAGTGACTAATTTACTTAAAATGTTCCCATTCAATGGGTTTACAACTGTAAAATGAAGTTTTTCTCCATTATTTAAGCGATAACCTGCTTCAGATGCATTGAATGAAAATTCTCCTCTATTATTCACTTGTAAGTCTGGGAATTCATTACCTTCACCGAGACTTGAAGTGACGTTCACGACTGCATTCGCAAACTTAGTTTTACCT
It contains:
- a CDS encoding MDR family MFS transporter codes for the protein MDKKGSQRVVAVMMIGAFIGVLNQTLLATILPEIMHDFQISSNTVQWLTTIFMLVNGIMIPVTAFLIERFTLRQLFFTATGFVVVGSFLCFIGPNFSILLVGRAVQALGAGMLMPLTQTLLFIIFPPEKRGLAMGMFGLVIGFAPAIGPTASGWFVNFFDWRYLFLIVLLIAVADFIFGYVTLQNMTQLTHPNFDVLSVIETTLGFGGLLYGFSVAGQLGWTHPVVYVTLILSIVILILFVLRQLRLETPLLEFRVFKYRNFTISMMLIILMFMLFIGSMTILPIFMQNTLHWSPLLSGLILLPGGLVMGLLSPVMGKVFDKMGGRSLSILGMSIILIGALLLAQIHVSTPILYIIFSFSVMMLGNAMIMTPMTTAALNALPMKYIAHGTAMNNTMRQISAAIGTGLLVTAMTSLAQGTSRSGTASVVFGLNMTYYIVALVALIGVGLAFFVKNEVPTTK
- a CDS encoding amidohydrolase family protein; this translates as MSDVKAIDTHAHLWSEAYLEKLGALGSQGTEVAKGIHQSESDDDLNKRFKMMDDAGVDLQILSATPQSPQWGTKEEAHQSANEINTLYEALVEKHPDRFLAYGAVSLPYVDQAIEEAKALLKKDAFVGIAIPTLVKDKVSIADHQFEDFFKAMNALHATLYIHPTGCGAQSPLINDYGLEWVIGAPLESTFITLHLIKNEIPQKYPNIQFHISHLGGALPFFMTRIKDNYEDWHAFNADPYELLNRQFWFDTANFQGSSLVNAIETFGEDKFMMGSDFPYFQDEKYTRGVQYIKESGLDMEAVEGVLRGNAIQFYNFNH